The window TTCAAAATTATTAGAACATAGAGATATTTGTCAATAGATTCATGCTTGTGGCATGCTATTCATATAGAATGTATTCTTAAATTGTAACAAAAATTTGGTTGAATTATTGTCTAAATGCTCTATACAATATTTGGTTATACTGTTCCTTGAGAAGACTGATCTGACCTCGTAATTCGATTATTTTTGCAGAGTGCATCTCTAGCTGCTCATTGTAATCAGATTTTTTTGTGTCATGAATTAGTGAGCGGATTGTATTTCTTTCATCATTTAATTGCTTTTGTAATTGAATTAACTGATTTTCAATGTCAGGTATTTTGTTAGAGTCTGCATTTCCAGCAGCATCTACTTTGATGGTATCAGGATTGTTAGCAGCTATCTTCGTTGAAGTCATCTGACAAGTGTTTGGTGAAATTTTATCACCAATTTTTACACTAGTGGATTCTATATCTGAAGAAATTTTTACTACAGGAAGACTAACTTGTTTTTCACCAGCACATGCTTCAAACACTACATCAAACGTGTTTTCAGCACTTAGTGATTTTTTAACAGCAATTATTTTGGATGATTCACCAATAATTGGAGTGCCGGTAAAAGTTAGTTTTTGAATATCATATTTTTCTTTTGGTTCTGCGTAGATGGTAAAGTATAATCTGTAAAGGTCCTCTTTTTCACTGTTGATTTGTTTTCTAAGTTCTATTATTTTTGAAGATTGGCTAATATCTGGTGATGATTTATCCCCTAATGCTTTTTTTGCAATATCAAGTTCTTGTTGAAGTGACGCAA is drawn from Candidatus Nitrosarchaeum limnium SFB1 and contains these coding sequences:
- a CDS encoding hypothetical protein (hypothetical protein Nmar_0999); its protein translation is MMSGYAMNDVFADIIPPKKQTALGISSDDISCETGTYKVIRDRTNTPACVKISHVIKFVTSGWAKPIDQKTLESQIKQDASSFGTINKLYTEPVKTQYGKVFTGGAPSGYNFGFEVCASFLRIYVPDVLIKSDSETQRYEIPQNVDPNTCVLSTTFIKAADPNSITVKLLNKGDISKLMSDSEAKIASLQQELDIAKKALGDKSSPDISQSSKIIELRKQINSEKEDLYRLYFTIYAEPKEKYDIQKLTFTGTPIIGESSKIIAVKKSLSAENTFDVVFEACAGEKQVSLPVVKISSDIESTSVKIGDKISPNTCQMTSTKIAANNPDTIKVDAAGNADSNKIPDIENQLIQLQKQLNDERNTIRSLIHDTKKSDYNEQLEMHSAKIIELRGQISLLKEQYNQILYRAFRQ